A single region of the Gemmatimonadaceae bacterium genome encodes:
- a CDS encoding tetratricopeptide repeat protein gives MEIDRSAAPVPAPLADASSGPADRAQRENDPVARAAELANNGDLMEAASAYRAHLTRHPDDVSARRGLADVLEQNGDFLGALGELGRAIDAQPDDVSLLCGRAAVQMALQRYEQAEADLRRAAKIDVDSAEVLFNLGVLFCKKARWREAIEPLQRAAELDPSNPQGHYYLGEAYNQTDQHKLALASYEEAAKLQPSNYRALKGVGIVLDKLGRPAEATAAYQRAREAQRR, from the coding sequence ATGGAGATCGATCGTAGCGCCGCACCGGTTCCCGCGCCGCTCGCGGATGCGAGCAGCGGGCCAGCCGATCGAGCGCAGCGCGAGAATGATCCGGTCGCACGGGCGGCGGAGCTCGCGAACAACGGGGATCTCATGGAAGCGGCAAGCGCATATCGCGCACATCTCACGCGTCATCCGGATGACGTCAGCGCGCGTCGCGGGCTCGCCGATGTTCTCGAGCAAAACGGCGACTTCCTCGGCGCGCTCGGGGAGCTCGGACGCGCCATCGACGCCCAACCTGACGATGTGTCGCTGCTTTGTGGACGCGCCGCGGTCCAGATGGCACTGCAGCGGTATGAGCAGGCCGAGGCAGACCTTCGCCGCGCGGCGAAGATCGATGTCGACAGCGCCGAGGTGCTGTTCAACCTCGGCGTGCTCTTTTGCAAGAAGGCGCGGTGGCGTGAAGCCATAGAGCCATTGCAACGCGCGGCGGAGCTCGATCCATCCAATCCCCAAGGGCACTATTACCTGGGCGAGGCGTACAACCAGACGGACCAGCACAAGCTTGCGTTGGCGTCATATGAAGAAGCCGCCAAGCTCCAGCCGTCGAACTACCGTGCCCTGAAGGGCGTCGGAATCGTCCTCGACAAGCTAGGGCGGCCGGCCGAAGCCACCGCCGCATACCAGAGAGCCCGAGAAGCCCAACGACGGTGA
- the cutA gene encoding divalent-cation tolerance protein CutA — translation MHTDAIVVLTTVASEDEAVKFVRTLLERRLIACGTLLPAARSLYRWQSKIADEREVVVLLKTRSARLESLQTAFGELHPYKVPELLALPVSAGLGKYLDWINGETSLALT, via the coding sequence GTGCACACCGACGCCATCGTCGTTCTCACAACCGTCGCCTCCGAGGATGAGGCCGTAAAATTCGTACGGACCTTGCTCGAGCGTCGGCTGATCGCCTGCGGGACACTTCTTCCCGCCGCTCGGTCGCTTTATCGCTGGCAAAGCAAGATTGCCGACGAGCGTGAAGTGGTCGTACTCCTCAAGACGCGATCGGCGCGATTGGAATCGTTGCAAACTGCTTTTGGCGAGCTGCATCCGTACAAAGTGCCGGAGCTGCTCGCGCTGCCGGTTTCGGCAGGGTTAGGCAAATACCTCGATTGGATCAATGGCGAGACTTCTTTGGCCTTGACGTGA